A genomic segment from Chthoniobacterales bacterium encodes:
- a CDS encoding helix-turn-helix domain-containing protein encodes MKPAQQQLMLSIGALLAAEREKRGIPVEKAAKETRMRPQRIRDMEADDLSHFTNPSYARMFIIAYAKYLDIPMQTIHEHLPDRGEPGTEGYQYINSTPDELPSLRRDLVSRPLRRTWLPTILVVSILSLVVAAVIAVAIIVINLPRLTASADPKEAAAPEGAPSSPATEVVTKTIVITEPNITNLPPAEPKPIDPIDPTRVNPALAPAAASTPPVFTETAQIAAPPKPTPIVVISDHPPATATDLQTSVPTASPATEEDRAFLLNSESAPPAASASPAPTASPATSPADAPVD; translated from the coding sequence ATGAAACCCGCGCAGCAACAGCTGATGCTCTCGATCGGCGCCCTTCTGGCAGCCGAGCGCGAAAAGCGTGGCATCCCCGTGGAGAAGGCCGCCAAGGAGACGCGCATGCGCCCGCAGCGCATCCGCGACATGGAGGCCGACGACCTCTCGCATTTCACGAATCCCAGCTACGCCCGGATGTTCATCATCGCCTACGCGAAGTATCTGGACATCCCGATGCAGACGATCCACGAGCATCTGCCCGACCGCGGCGAGCCTGGCACGGAAGGCTACCAATACATCAACTCCACGCCCGACGAGCTGCCCTCCCTGCGTCGCGACCTCGTCTCCCGCCCGCTACGCCGCACGTGGCTGCCCACCATTCTCGTCGTCTCGATTCTCAGCCTCGTCGTCGCCGCGGTCATCGCCGTAGCGATCATCGTGATCAATCTTCCGCGACTCACGGCCTCGGCGGACCCCAAGGAGGCCGCCGCGCCGGAAGGAGCCCCCTCGTCGCCCGCCACCGAGGTGGTCACCAAGACCATCGTCATCACCGAGCCGAACATCACCAACCTGCCCCCGGCCGAGCCCAAACCCATCGACCCGATCGATCCCACCCGGGTCAACCCCGCGCTCGCTCCCGCCGCGGCCAGCACGCCGCCCGTCTTCACCGAGACCGCGCAGATCGCCGCGCCGCCGAAGCCGACCCCCATCGTCGTCATCAGCGATCACCCGCCCGCCACGGCCACCGACCTGCAGACCTCCGTCCCCACCGCCAGCCCGGCGACGGAGGAAGACCGCGCCTTCCTTCTCAACTCCGAGTCCGCCCCGCCCGCCGCCAGCGCGAGCCCGGCGCCGACCGCTTCGCCGGCCACCTCGCCGGCCGACGCTCCCGTCGACTAA
- the rimO gene encoding 30S ribosomal protein S12 methylthiotransferase RimO has translation MSAVLDKAAPRKVGMISLGCAKNLVDAEVMLGDAATRGYEVTANADDADVIVVNTCGFIDSAKQESIDAILDAGAKLREGQKLVVSGCLSQRYSGELRNELPEVHAFIGLDQVAQSGAIFDSLFDDDHAESAVNLVTRGSRYIPDYTTPKFQLTPAHTAYVKIAEGCNHPCSFCVIPQMRGKHRSRTIDSVVRETRERLAAGVREINLISQDTTYYGMDLWEQKASPTQPIDSSRGPTLVTLLDELGQLGKPSDEFWIRLLYTHPAHWSDELIAAIARNPRVVPYIDMPLQHIHEGMLGTMKRQTTRQHIEDLILRLRAGIPNLAIRTTFIVGFPGETDEQFESLLEFIERVRFERLGVFAYSREEGSRAAKMEGQIPTAVKNRRHRRAMKLQQKIAGELAAAQVGSTLRVLVEQPRVGRTMHDAPEVDCKVILTKDAPVGQFVDAKVTGTQVYDLVAEPLR, from the coding sequence ATGTCCGCCGTCCTCGATAAAGCCGCTCCCCGCAAGGTGGGGATGATCAGCCTCGGCTGCGCCAAGAATCTCGTCGATGCCGAGGTGATGCTCGGCGACGCCGCCACCCGCGGCTACGAAGTCACCGCAAACGCCGACGACGCCGACGTGATCGTCGTGAACACCTGCGGCTTCATCGACTCCGCCAAGCAGGAATCCATCGACGCCATCCTCGACGCCGGCGCGAAGCTCCGCGAGGGCCAGAAACTCGTCGTGAGCGGCTGCCTCTCCCAGCGCTACTCCGGCGAACTCCGCAACGAGCTCCCCGAGGTCCACGCCTTCATCGGCCTCGACCAGGTCGCGCAATCCGGCGCCATCTTCGACTCCCTGTTCGACGACGACCACGCCGAGAGCGCGGTGAATCTCGTCACCCGCGGCTCCCGCTACATTCCCGACTACACCACGCCGAAGTTCCAGCTCACCCCGGCGCACACCGCCTACGTCAAGATCGCCGAGGGCTGCAACCACCCCTGCAGCTTCTGCGTCATCCCCCAGATGCGCGGCAAACACCGCAGCCGCACCATCGACTCCGTCGTCCGCGAGACCCGCGAGCGCCTCGCCGCCGGCGTGCGCGAGATCAACCTCATCTCGCAGGACACCACCTACTACGGCATGGACCTCTGGGAGCAAAAGGCCTCCCCCACCCAGCCGATCGACAGCTCCCGCGGCCCCACGCTCGTCACCCTGCTCGACGAGCTCGGCCAGCTCGGCAAACCCAGCGACGAATTCTGGATCCGCCTGCTTTACACGCACCCCGCCCACTGGAGCGACGAGCTCATCGCCGCCATCGCGCGGAATCCCCGCGTCGTCCCCTACATCGACATGCCCCTCCAGCACATCCACGAGGGCATGCTCGGCACGATGAAGCGCCAGACCACCCGCCAGCACATCGAGGACCTCATCCTCCGCCTGCGCGCCGGCATTCCGAATCTCGCCATCCGCACCACCTTCATCGTCGGCTTCCCCGGCGAGACCGACGAGCAATTCGAGAGCCTGCTCGAGTTCATCGAGCGCGTCCGCTTCGAGCGCCTCGGCGTCTTCGCCTACTCCCGCGAGGAAGGCTCCCGCGCCGCCAAGATGGAGGGCCAGATCCCCACCGCCGTCAAAAACCGCCGCCACCGCCGCGCCATGAAGCTCCAGCAAAAGATCGCCGGAGAGCTCGCCGCCGCCCAGGTCGGCAGCACCCTCCGCGTGCTCGTCGAGCAGCCTCGCGTCGGCCGCACCATGCACGACGCCCCCGAGGTCGACTGCAAGGTCATCCTCACGAAAGACGCCCCCGTCGGGCAGTTCGTGGACGCCAAAGTCACCGGCACCCAGGTCTACGATCTCGTCGCCGAGCCGCTCCGCTAG
- the hisI gene encoding phosphoribosyl-AMP cyclohydrolase has product MEFDFKFTADGLIPAIVQEAVPGAEAPTGRILMFAWLNRESLEKTLETGMMHYWSRSRGKLWLKGETSGHTQRVVRWFQDCDRDVLLFEVEQAGGACHTGYRSCFFQELDREAKELPIREEKSFDDGAVYSA; this is encoded by the coding sequence ATGGAATTTGATTTCAAGTTTACGGCGGACGGCCTCATCCCCGCCATCGTGCAGGAGGCGGTGCCCGGTGCGGAGGCGCCGACCGGCAGGATCCTGATGTTCGCGTGGCTCAACCGCGAGTCGCTCGAGAAGACGCTGGAGACGGGGATGATGCACTATTGGAGCCGGTCCCGCGGCAAGCTCTGGCTGAAGGGCGAGACGAGCGGGCACACGCAGCGTGTGGTGCGGTGGTTCCAGGATTGCGACCGCGATGTGCTGCTTTTCGAGGTGGAACAGGCCGGCGGCGCGTGCCACACGGGCTACCGGAGCTGCTTTTTCCAGGAACTCGATCGCGAGGCGAAGGAGTTGCCGATCCGCGAGGAGAAATCCTTCGACGACGGCGCGGTGTATTCCGCCTGA
- a CDS encoding DNA translocase FtsK has translation MPKAANTTLSEALGVLLLGAGILLLLALVSYDPADVPSWVFFSHIVPPNPKITNFIGLVGVLVAGLLYFLIGAAAYLLAVVLLGFGAGKLFFPKVRFASRAPWVILFLLCGASLLHIQPWFLQSWKAIFHVEGPGGWFGKWIGEKAFETTMGTVGSAIVLLAIYIASLILVTGFHPIRFVQLCAKHITTTIAERRERRRAKLDADALFAENQREIEKGARQLEKKMRRRPAPAAEPEPPAPVEEPAPSFPPPKIIDASVPPPARKPTLEELKASKARKSDALPPGLKGVHVENYSLPSLDLIDQPDAADHVATDPAELQATQNIILDTLAQFAISASPGDITKGPTITRYELYPAKGVRVDRIVALERDIARATRAERINILAPIPGKDTVGIEIANANKVKVTLRELFESDAWVNSKARLPLALGKDVYGNTIIADLAGMPHCLVAGTTGSGKSVCINAIIASLLFRFTPEELRFIMIDPKVVEMQMYNTLPHLVTPVVTDPKKVLLALRWVVDEMELRYRIIAKVGVRNIAAFNARPKPKSQAELDAEAAEKAAANPAAEDDGPLEFIAEPPPVDEHPDAPDMDPDEAVNEPPKISVPRDADELIIPEHMPYIVVIIDELADLMQTAPADMESAIARIAQKARAAGIHLIVATQTPRADVVTGIIKANIPSRIAFQVASKIDSRVILDENGAEKLLGQGDMLYLPPGTSKLVRSQGVLVTDDEIRRVVEFVSANGPPQFEPTIHSKLSRPSQDEEEISEEDEELVEKCLEIIKQEGKASTSMLQRRLRLGYTRAARVVDILEVRGVLGPKDGAKDREILIDLNSIS, from the coding sequence ATGCCAAAAGCCGCCAACACCACTCTCAGCGAGGCTCTCGGCGTCCTCCTGCTCGGCGCGGGCATTCTCCTGCTCCTCGCTCTCGTCTCCTACGATCCGGCCGACGTGCCGTCCTGGGTCTTTTTCAGCCACATCGTCCCGCCAAACCCGAAAATCACGAATTTCATCGGTCTCGTGGGCGTGCTGGTGGCCGGCCTTCTCTATTTCCTCATCGGTGCGGCCGCGTATCTCCTCGCCGTCGTGCTGCTGGGCTTCGGCGCCGGAAAACTGTTCTTCCCGAAGGTGCGCTTCGCCAGCCGCGCGCCGTGGGTCATTCTGTTCCTGCTCTGCGGCGCGAGCCTGCTGCACATCCAGCCGTGGTTCCTCCAGAGCTGGAAAGCGATCTTCCACGTGGAGGGCCCCGGCGGCTGGTTCGGGAAATGGATCGGCGAGAAGGCTTTCGAGACCACGATGGGCACCGTCGGCTCGGCCATCGTGCTGCTAGCCATCTACATCGCCAGCCTCATTCTCGTCACCGGCTTCCATCCGATCCGCTTCGTTCAGCTCTGCGCGAAGCACATCACGACGACCATTGCCGAGCGCCGCGAACGCCGCCGCGCCAAGCTCGATGCGGACGCGCTTTTTGCCGAGAACCAGCGGGAAATCGAAAAGGGCGCCCGCCAGCTCGAGAAAAAAATGCGCCGTCGTCCCGCGCCCGCGGCGGAGCCGGAACCTCCCGCACCCGTCGAGGAACCCGCTCCCTCGTTTCCGCCGCCGAAGATCATCGACGCCTCCGTCCCGCCCCCGGCGCGCAAGCCGACCCTCGAGGAACTCAAGGCCAGCAAGGCGAGGAAAAGCGACGCGCTTCCTCCCGGCCTGAAGGGCGTGCACGTCGAAAACTACTCCCTGCCGTCGCTCGACCTCATCGACCAGCCCGACGCCGCGGATCACGTCGCCACCGACCCCGCCGAGCTCCAGGCGACGCAAAACATCATTCTCGACACGCTCGCGCAGTTCGCGATCTCGGCGAGCCCCGGTGACATCACGAAGGGCCCGACCATTACCCGCTACGAGCTCTATCCCGCAAAGGGAGTGCGCGTGGATCGCATCGTCGCCCTCGAGCGCGACATCGCCCGCGCCACCCGCGCCGAGCGGATCAACATTCTCGCGCCGATTCCCGGCAAGGATACCGTCGGCATCGAGATCGCCAACGCGAACAAGGTGAAGGTCACGCTGCGCGAGCTGTTCGAAAGCGACGCATGGGTGAACTCCAAGGCCCGCCTGCCCCTCGCGCTGGGCAAGGATGTCTATGGCAACACGATCATCGCGGACCTCGCGGGTATGCCGCATTGCCTCGTCGCCGGCACCACCGGCTCGGGCAAGAGCGTGTGCATCAACGCCATCATCGCCAGCCTCCTCTTCCGGTTCACGCCCGAGGAGCTGCGCTTCATCATGATCGATCCCAAGGTCGTCGAGATGCAGATGTATAACACGCTGCCGCATCTCGTGACGCCCGTCGTGACCGACCCGAAAAAGGTGCTCCTCGCGCTGCGCTGGGTCGTCGACGAGATGGAGCTGCGCTACCGCATCATCGCGAAGGTCGGCGTGCGCAACATCGCCGCCTTCAACGCCCGGCCGAAACCGAAATCCCAGGCCGAGCTCGACGCCGAAGCGGCCGAGAAGGCCGCGGCCAACCCCGCCGCCGAGGACGACGGCCCATTGGAGTTCATTGCCGAGCCGCCGCCCGTGGACGAGCATCCCGACGCGCCGGACATGGATCCCGACGAGGCTGTGAACGAGCCCCCGAAGATCAGCGTCCCCCGCGATGCGGACGAGCTCATCATTCCCGAGCACATGCCCTACATCGTCGTCATCATCGACGAGCTCGCGGACCTCATGCAGACCGCGCCGGCCGACATGGAAAGCGCCATCGCCCGCATCGCGCAGAAGGCCCGCGCCGCCGGCATTCACCTCATCGTCGCCACGCAGACACCCCGCGCCGACGTCGTCACCGGCATCATCAAGGCAAACATCCCGAGCCGCATTGCCTTCCAGGTCGCGAGCAAGATCGACTCCCGCGTCATCCTCGACGAAAACGGCGCCGAAAAGCTCCTCGGCCAGGGCGACATGCTCTACCTCCCGCCCGGCACCTCGAAGCTCGTCCGCTCGCAGGGCGTGCTCGTCACCGACGACGAGATCCGCCGCGTCGTCGAGTTCGTCTCGGCCAACGGTCCCCCACAGTTCGAGCCCACGATTCACAGCAAACTCTCCCGCCCGTCGCAGGATGAGGAGGAAATCAGTGAGGAAGACGAGGAACTGGTTGAAAAGTGCCTCGAAATCATTAAGCAGGAGGGCAAGGCATCGACCTCGATGCTCCAGCGCCGACTCCGCCTCGGATACACGCGCGCGGCCCGGGTGGTGGACATTCTGGAAGTGCGTGGCGTGCTGGGCCCGAAGGACGGCGCCAAAGACCGCGAAATCCTCATCGACCTCAATTCCATTTCATGA